Below is a genomic region from Castanea sativa cultivar Marrone di Chiusa Pesio chromosome 2, ASM4071231v1.
TCCattgatgagattttttttcttttttatttaattgcaATCAGTCTAATGATCCCATGAGCTGCCTCTTGGAGAACACCAAAAAAGCTCTCTCATTGCAAAACACCtacgccccccccccccccccctccccccctatgacataaaaaaatcaaatgcaaagCATATAATCCCACATGTTAATAACCTTATATTTGGGGTTAATATTTAACAAATGGCATGTGGATTGTGGAATGGGAATAAAGTGAACTAGAAAATTCTATTCACAGAATCATGAGGGGGCCGCTAATATAGGCAAAGTGTGCATTACCAACCAAACAAGGACCTTGTCTGGCTCAATAGATCAGGGTccccaaaattttgtttggtagTAGTGTCAAGTGTGTCACCTATATGAATATTATCATACTTAAGCAATgtcacacagacacacacagtCTATAAGCTAAGTAGTAGAGGGGTCCAAATTAAAGCCATTTTCAATTGCGTGGCAATTTTAttggaataaaaattaaagtttgtGACTAGTTAAGACCCAGTCACCCTCAATCACAATCTTCCAATTCATCAACCACAATAACAAACTCGTAAAGAAATTCAAACTTAACAATTTAGTTTGGTAGTTAAAGTTGTTGGCTGAATTCAGATTTAAACAGGCCTAAACCCAATCATAAAAGAGTTTCACTAAtcatgcaaagaaaaaaaaattaagttccaATAATTTGGATACATTGATGACATTAATGAACTTTTTACCCATTgtaaacatgtatttttaaacTACTTAATTAGTAAGAAGCTAGTTTTATCATACTACAGAGTTTTAAGGCTTGAGTTGATAGCTTCCATCATTGAGTATatcgttgttttttttttaatgattattaaGTGTACATTTGGCTATATGCTTTAAGCAAATATGCTAACAACAAAATAAGAGTTTCCGCTTccaaattttagaaaagtttatttattatttatttctttgttgtgTTGAAAGTTATAGGAAAAAAGCTAATCAAAATGTACTAAAAGGATTGTGTTTGCTTTCGATTGTTGTTACAATTTTTCTTCCTTATCTTTTTGCCTCTTTCTTACCACAATCTTGTTTACACTTTGGGCACCTCCAACGAAGCAATCATGTTGGAGAAGAACTTTGAAAAAGCATACTAGAGGTGTAGAAGCTCCCTTAAACAATCAAAAAGAGAAAGCGAGGAAAAGAGTAAGTAAAGTTCaagattctttaaattttttaatttggaccTTTGGAATATATATCACCGTTTTGAAGTTAAATTATGCAAATTAGTTCAGCTTCGGCGATAATGGAtccattaaattttattgtattgttatATTGTAACGTTGTTAGTAGACAACTTTTAAACTTTTCAATATAATTTCTAGAGATTCGGAAAGAGTACAAAAATGTGGAAAAGAAACTCAAACAACAATTCTTTTCTACCCTGAAAAAATTCAGAagaaataaaagaccaaattatcaaaattttgatgtcaattaacaaatataaaaaagtaatgacacttcatccattttttaattaagaaagaattgtaattttattaattttttatgtagtGTCAATATTGCATTAAGcattataagttaaaattgGATCGACAAGAAgttaaattttaagattttcatTTGATATTGATGAGAAAATTGAGAGGCAAAGGGCTAACAACTTTAAAgctctttttactttttagacaTGACTTAGAAAGAGCAATATATTGACAATGGAGAATGAATTATTGTCATTTGAGAATGGAACCCACATTTGAGGCCTAAATTGGGACTTTGTGCTACCATGTATAATGGTATAACCTAAACAGCCTGGAAAGTCCCTATGGACAGTGCTTTGCTGTAGGTTGTGGCTTTGTCACCATTGCCAATGAAAATAATAAGCCACCGAAATGCATACCTTCCTTGCATACATGCCCTAGCCCTCACACAATTACAAGTCAAACATGTAAAagttcttggatcttgctcccAATTTCGTAAGCCTATAGTCACTCAATTCACACACAAATAAGACAAATACGGCCTGCTAGAGACGGCAAAAATATTACATTCTATCCTATGtgggatttcttttttctccgaAGAGAAGATGGGATGGAGATGAATTTTGCCCGTCCTATGTACCATCTCATCTCGATTCTATCCCAAATATGATATCTTAATTGTTTCGGTAGCATATTAAATTATGAatcttttcaaaagtttttaacttttaaaatatgataaatttaatcattttttatataaaaaaaagaaacagaacaGGACAAGACAAGACCCATGGTTCTAATCTGCTTCACCTCATTGTTATCCCTACCTAACGTGTGGATCTAGCTATGCCAATTTTATCACAATTCAAACgagatttttgtttaaaatttgctATATCACATGCTTGTTCACACATGCATACAGATTACAGACATAAGATATACGGTCAAATTTTGTCGTGTAACGACGAAAATTGGGCAGCCTTAGCTTCTTAGGAAGTGTTTGGTTGCTTCCGTGACAAATGGATGGCAGTGGCACCATCTTGTTTCTGGTAATGACACATGCAGACGATTTTGAAGACACTTTAAAAAATGGTCATTGTGGAAAAATAGAAGTTATTAGTTCAATAATTTGTCATTTGGGGTAAAGTGAAAGAGATCGAGGGTATAACCATTGTGTCTATACGTGATTATATGGAAAATAGAAAGTTCTATCATCTATGGGATCTCATGAAATGAATTGAGAAATTCATTCCGACTCAGAATGTTCTATGTACTACCGTCTACTGCCTAATACTCTGAATTTTTCATGAATgaatcttcttttccttctcctGGGTCCATTTGAAAACTTTGTGTTGCTTAAGAAATTGAACATATCATAATACAGATCACTGATATCATAAAGAtattaattgaaagaaaaatggattttttaaattatttatttttggctgTGTTAAGGAAAATGGGGatcagtttttggtgtttttctCACTTAGAAGAAATTCTTGGATTGTAATGTATGGTTGGAGTGGTCCCTCGATCACATATTCAGCATGTTAGCTGAGAAAATATTTCCTCATATATTCATTTACTAGCTTGCTCAACAGTATTCTTAAAATTAACATTGATGTTAAAGTTGCCCAAAATAGGAAGAAACTCACTCACTCCAGAAGATATATTCTGATGTCAGCTTTTACTATTCACGTAGATCCAACTCCCcccacacacttttttttttttgggattaataCATCATTATACATCTGTTGATAGTAATTAAAGAGAAACGTAAGAGAATCATCTccatcgagagagagagagagaaaaaaaacaaaagtcagGACTAGAGGAGAAAGAGACTCTTAACTTTAAGTTACACAAAAGAGTCCATTTAACTCTTAGCTTTAAGATACACAAAGGAGTTAAGGATAGCTCTAGTTTTACTTTTAGCAAAGATATGTTCTATCAAGGAAGTCGATATCTTATTGGTACCGACGCATACAAAATTGCCTCCTTTGATTCAATGTCACAGTGTGGTTGTTCAAGAAGTTTTGAAGCGGGGGGTTAAATTACATTCAAAGCATTTCATTCAcacattataaatttatagcGCAATTAAATTGCTGTTAACACTATTAGTAAAGCCATTTTGACTTCAATTTTTCAGGGATTCTGCTCTTCAATAAGCACAAtctaatgaaaaataatttgaaaaagagaaagtCTATtcgtttgaaaaaaaaaaaaaaaagttcttggtttttttattattgtctcaggtttttttttataaaaaaaatagtactaattttttgaaaatgagctaacttttttttttttttttggctttacttttagcataaaaaccattgaaaactagtaaagtctctaatggttgaataaaaaaattaaaattcaatctcCGCTTATATCAAAAACCGATTGATATCTTgatgcctacaccaaaaattgatttatatcttaattaaataataaagaattagtATCAAGAATGCACGTCACATGTTaaaactttctataaaaaaactactaaaaacTATAATTTATATCTCATATTTAACAAATTAGTTACCGAAACCTACGTAATATCAAcataccataaatttaaaaataattatttatcacTCACAATCATCGACCTCAATAAATCATGAGTCATGACAAGGGTTGTGGTAACAGAaatatagccaaaaaaaaaaaaattataactgcAAGGTTGCAATTAGTCAAGTACTTCGTTGAGAATGGTATTTACTGCCTTGCCGAAACTGCACTCAAGAGGCCACCCACATGTCTTGTTCACGTCTGCGTTTCTCTTACCACGTCACTACAAGTACAAGATCCATCCAATTCGAACCTCCACGTATGAACATCTGTGCACAAAGTCAAGCCCAACTACTTTGAGTCTTTGACTGTTTGTAATATCTCTTAAATTATTCACattaaaatgttttactttattcttgtaagttgtaattatTGTCTTCTATCTTTTTGACATATAGATCACTAATAATAAAGGAGTTTATCACATAACCAAGGAGTTTATCACAAAACTACAAGTAACGAGATTCCTACATATACCCTTCTATTTGCTATACCATACCTTTATATTTTTACTAGATGGGTCAGAATTAAGCTTCAATTCCGTGTCCTTGCTCTGCTGTATTCAAATGAATGTGGCTGCTTTCTGTGAAAGTAAAACGTGTCGGTGTcatctttttttgtattttaaccttttctttttagtCCAATATAAAAGGTACATGTATTGGTAGTTGCTTCGAAGATAAGAAGAGCTGCACACTCTTACTCTTTAACACTCTCACTTAGCCactaatctctctttttctctctctctctctctcaatcttttGCCCCAAAAACTTGATCTTCATCTTGTACACTTACAAGCGATTCTTGAAGATCTTTCTCATCTCTCTTACCAATCTTGTCAAAATGAGAACCCTCCACATGCTAAAAATCTCTCTCATGTTCCTTTTCATGTCTCTCAAGATGTCAAGCCCAGCCACAGccacaacagcaacaacaataaCAGCCACTTCCAAGTACCAGATCGCATGCACAATGTGCTCAGCTTGCAACAACCCTTGTAATGACCCAGTTCCTTCACCCCCACCACCATCACcgtcaccaccaccaccatcaccacctcCACCAACACCATCATTATCCTCTTCCAATtgtccaccaccaccaacaccaaGCTCAGGAGGCGCAGTCTATTACTCACCACCCCCACCATCTCAGCCCTCATACACTTATtcctcaccaccaccacctaatGGTGTAATAGGCACATATTATCCTCCACCACATTATAAAAACTACCCAGTtcccccaccaccaaacccaaTTGTACCATACTTTCCATTCTACTATTATAACCCTCCTCCTGCATCTAGTGCAAACTCAATTGGGTTCTctttattttatactattacTATTGCCTTTTCCGTGTTTATTTGCTTACTTTGATGGTAAACAATTAAGAGTAAACAAAAAAAGGTGGAATAATGTGGCAGATTGTCAGATCTCTAGGAACTTGAAGGtgagaggaaagaaagaaaggaactTTGATCTTCATTCTTCAAAGAAGAAgcaagaaaaatgagagttgGGAATCGAAACTAACTGGGAGCttggttttgtatttttagtATTAAAGATCCCATCTTTCACTTTTGCATCCCAAGAAGATGAACCAAGGTTTCTGTGCAGTGGGACCTAACAAGGAATTCTGACTCATTGTCAAGTAATCccaatccctctctctctctctctttcttgtgcTGTATTGATCTGTAATTTGTTTACAATTTGTACCTATTTTGTTTCTGTTAATTACAAATTAGTTATAATTATGGAAAATAAAGTAACAAAGTAGTCATTTATGTCTAAAATTTTGGTTCCCCAGTGGTACTATTAAAGCATACATGTTACTAATTGTTTCTTCCTAATCATTCGGTTGAGTTTGATTTTAGACAGTTCGTAGTTTAGGCTTGTTATTGTCAAAATATTCAATGGCTCGGTGATGTTAATGGGACTATGGGAGTCACTGTCCGGGCCAATTTTGCTGTCTACTGGATTTTCTTCTGTTGTCTTATTAAGGAGCGGATTAAGATTGTTTAAAATTCTTATCTCCTGTTGATcacattttgaattttaataaattctttttaaaattttaaggacCTTATGATAAAATTAGTTGAACTCTATAATATTTTGACCCAAACAAGGCAACCCTCCTTCTTAAAGGAGTACAAAAAAAATAGTCTTATTCAATGTATAAGCTTCCATTTTTACGGTACAAGAGGTGATCGGTAATACTAATTGTATGCTAAAATTGGTATGGGTTTGGtgttttcatataatatttgaCCAATAATGGTAGGACCACACTTGCATATAATTGCGTAGCAGATTTTCCAATATATTTATAGAAATGTAGGTGGAGTCATTGTGTATCATTTAATGAGCTTAATGGTAGTGTGGCTGATGAAGTTTCAAAGATTTTGGATGAATCTTATTTCACCGAGCCAGTTCAGCTAGAGTTCTTTATTAAGGTTTTGCTTTTCAAAAAGGTTTTCAATCGTAGACCCCATGAGAGCCATGTAACAAAGTGTCACTATTAAAAGACGCTCGTCCTCCTTTTGAATCAAACATTGTatatcaatatttattttacttttttaaatttgtacTTGATGTAATCCTAGGTAGGGATAACAAACTAGCATTTTGTCAAAGCAGAAGCAACTACATGCTGATGTTTGATCTAACCACAAAATAACCTAACTTTGAACTAACTAAAAAGCTAAAGCAATGCATTTTCTTTCTTGGTGTATGATGAGACTAGATAGgcacattttatatatatatatatatatagttcaagCAATTGTCAACCGAGAATTGGTTCAGTTGGTAAGGCTTGAGCACTGCCTTGAAAAGGACCAGGTTCAAGCTAATATGGGCAGTCTCTcttcacctaaaaaaaaattccaaaaacagTCAGGTTTACACGAAGGATCTGGAGGGTCCTAGTTTCTGACACAGGATTTTGGAGGATTATACTAGTATATAACTAACCAaaaattatgaacaattgaCCCCTTGaaatattgtataatatataaatcTCGAAATTTGTGAGATGTGGCCCATCAATTTAACTGTGATGCACTTGAGTTTTCTGAGTTGCACTTTGTGCTCTCTCTTTTCACTGTGCTTTCACGAAAGTGGTGTACCAAAAGTTTGGCCTTTTCCATATTTCCATCATCCATGTGCTTAAAAGTGGAATATACTTTATATTTAggtaaaaagagagagagaaaaaaagaaaaacacaaagaccttttttttaattgagtggtataaattttaaaatcaaattgaTTGTGCGTTTGATATATGGACTAAAAAGTGCTGAAATTGGGAAATCAGAAATGGCACATTGATTTTTGTACCAGATTGTCTTTCATTTTTAATGTATGCTGCCGtattttcccattaaaaaaaaaaaaaaacagagagaagaaTGTGAGTTTTGGAATGTGAGCCacatttttatttctctctttttttcaatttcttttgagaaaataaattgaaaaaagaaaagaaaaagagagacataaaaatgtgGATGAGAGCAAAGGAGTTGGACATATTGTGGGGGCAATTAGCTGGATGTCACGTAGCTTGATGAATGATGAGTGCGTGGTGGTGGGGTCCAGTCACGTTGGCATGGTATCCGACACAGCCACTTCACACTCCGAAAAACAGAAATGCCACGTACATAAcaacacttttctttttcttcttttcacgtcggttttttttctttttttcttttttccacgTCGGTTGAATTGCCAAGTTTTTACCAGTTTTATGTGTCCACTGCTCACCACTATCCGCTggcattatttttttcacttataaCAAATAATCAGTTACATCGACAAGTGCCAATTATTTtgatcaaaacttttatttttagactttCTCAAACATGTGAGTTTCATATAATTTACTTGGTAAAATTTTTGATGAATAAATAAGACATTTGAGTTTTAATCTCTatttacaccaaaaatcaattagtatCTTGATCGGATGATAAATAACTATCATTATGAGCGAacactataggttgaaactttaaaaaataactttatcaaactaAATTTCATAATTGCACACCACTAGCTAACTATTGATTGTGCCCTTTTTGCTCCAAAATCTAGTCATTTTCCAACAATAACgctacaaagtacaaacaatGTTTTTAGCTGAAATCTTTTACTGTTTCTAACGAAAAAGTATAGCATTTAAATCTCATCTCCCAATTATCAAactatccaatttttttttttttttttttgtaattattgaacTAATTGACCATGAGTGGTAAACAAAACTAACACTTATGaactcacaattttttctttaccacTCATAATTGACTACTTCAATAATTGTGAATAAAGTTGTTTATATATAATCATTATGGTATATAAGTTTTTATATACCACATTTATCTAATATTAACCATTCATCTATCATTGTAAAACTTATattaaatagaataatattttatgttaacCATTAAAATTAGATAGATATGCTACATACCAAGAGAAAATGTGCACAGTAAAATTCTCTATAAATGCCAGCTCAAATACTCAAcaattattattcttgttattattattttgtgcaCTTCAGTGTCAAGGACTCTTAAACCAATTGATTAAACTAGTCCCTCAATTCCAAATACATtgggtaattaaaaaaatgaattccTGTAAATAGTCTCAAGGTGTTCGATAACGTACTTGAAACACAAATGGATCATATGAGTATTGAAGATTACTAAACCAAGCCCTTGGGGTTAGCAATTACTAAGACTTAAAAATATGGTATAGTGGTTAGCAATTAAGATATTTATATGTTATGGGTGTGTATTGAACCCACAAACTTAATGAAATCAATCCATTGCAACCTATTGATGCCTTGAGTTAGTTTTTGTGGGGTGATGGGTTGAggtggaattttattttaagcttAGAGTTGGGTCGGAttcaattgataatttttttcaaccCTTATTACtcaattcttatttttaatttttaatttgatttattttggtattttaagAATTAGTGTTAATGaatatataacatatttagGCATATTATGTAATtgtaacaacttttttttttaaatgctcaaatagtttattaaaatttatgtaaGTACAACCCATTGATCTAATCTATTCTAATCTGGCCCAGAGGGATTAGGTTGGGAATTTCTCAATTTGAAAACGTCATgttaaattggaaaaaaaaaaaaaa
It encodes:
- the LOC142626359 gene encoding uncharacterized protein LOC142626359; its protein translation is MRTLHMLKISLMFLFMSLKMSSPATATTATTITATSKYQIACTMCSACNNPCNDPVPSPPPPSPSPPPPSPPPPTPSLSSSNCPPPPTPSSGGAVYYSPPPPSQPSYTYSSPPPPNGVIGTYYPPPHYKNYPVPPPPNPIVPYFPFYYYNPPPASSANSIGFSLFYTITIAFSVFICLL